The bacterium DNA segment GGGATTCCGGGAGACAGGGTTATAATGCCCGGTGACCTCGTTAGCGTTGATGTAGGTGTTATTTATGAAAACTATTACGGAGATGCAGCGGCTACCTATGTGATCGAAGGCGCATCCAAGAGGGCGAAAAAGCTGGCATGGGTAACCTATCAGGCACTTCATCGGGGAATAAAGGCTGCGCGAGCCGGTGGAAGGGTTTCGGACATATCGAGGGCTATCCAGAGTTTCGTGGAATCTAATGGCTTCTCAGCGGTAAGAGACCTTGTGGGGCACGGCGTTGGGCTGAGCCTTCACGAGGAGCCACCAGTGCCGAATTTCGTGGATAAGGACAGCGATGCACCCCTAAGAGCAGGAATGACAATAGCGATAGAACCCATGATATGCGAGGGAGATTGGCAGGTGAGAATAAGTAGTAAGGATGGCTGGACAGTTACTACCGCTGATGGAAAACTTGCTGCTCATTTTGAACATTCTATTGCAATTCTGGAAAATAGGACTATAATATTAACGCTGCTTCCTGATGGGAGTGAGCCGTACATTCCACCGAAACCGTAAAAAATTTTATTTTTTGCTTGAAATTTTGTAAAAAAATTTTAACATAAGCATTTGTTATGGCAAAGAAGGATACAATACAAGTAGAGGGAATAGTAGAGGAGGCATTGCCGAATACGACATTCAGGGTAAGGCTCGATAATGGTCACCTTGTTCTGGCGTATATTTCGGGCAGGATGCGCAAAAACTACATAAGAATCCTGCCAGGGGATAGAGTAACTGTTGAGCTTACTCCGTATGACTTGACAAGAGGTAGGATAGTTTACAGGTATAAATAAATTTTGGAGGAAATCATGAAA contains these protein-coding regions:
- the map gene encoding type I methionyl aminopeptidase, with the protein product MIIIKTPQQIEGIRKAGAIVAETIFEMAKYAQPGTKTKTLEDVALSVFEKYGAKSAFLGYKPDHYSPPYPANICVSVNDEIVHGIPGDRVIMPGDLVSVDVGVIYENYYGDAAATYVIEGASKRAKKLAWVTYQALHRGIKAARAGGRVSDISRAIQSFVESNGFSAVRDLVGHGVGLSLHEEPPVPNFVDKDSDAPLRAGMTIAIEPMICEGDWQVRISSKDGWTVTTADGKLAAHFEHSIAILENRTIILTLLPDGSEPYIPPKP
- the infA gene encoding translation initiation factor IF-1; this encodes MAKKDTIQVEGIVEEALPNTTFRVRLDNGHLVLAYISGRMRKNYIRILPGDRVTVELTPYDLTRGRIVYRYK